A single window of Jaculus jaculus isolate mJacJac1 chromosome 14, mJacJac1.mat.Y.cur, whole genome shotgun sequence DNA harbors:
- the LOC123454612 gene encoding olfactory receptor 10A7-like, which produces MALVPPWANQSHAQELGFVLLGFAHVPKLRPALAAIFLAIFLTTLLGNSLIALLTSLDAGLRTPMYFFLRQLALLEICFSLDVAPRLLVTLLRPGVGVTPASCALQMFLAMSCATSECFLLTAMAWDRFLAICRPLHYGSIMSPRMCHLLAAFCWLAGVPVSLIFTIWLFSFPFCGPRGVRHFFCDVAPLLSLVCADTRLFEANVLATTVLVIMVPFCLIATSYINILATVLRMPSTSGRHKALSTCASHLIVVILFYGTTGVIHLRPKASYSPESKQVVSLSYTMVTPMLNPLIYSLRNKEFKAAFRRVCRGRKG; this is translated from the coding sequence ATGGCTCTTGTGCCACCGTGGGCCAACCAGAGCCACGCGCAGGAGCTGGGGTTTGTGCTGCTCGGCTTTGCCCACGTGCCCAAGCTGCGCCCCGCGCTCGCGGCCATCTTCCTGGCCATCTTCCTGACCACGCTGCTGGGCAACTCTCTCATCGCGCTGCTCACCAGCCTGGACGCTGGCCTGCGCAcgcccatgtacttcttcctgcGCCAGCTGGCCCTGCTGGAGATCTGCTTCTCCCTCGACGTGGCGCCCCGCCTGCTGGTGACCCTGCTGCGACCCGGGGTCGGCGTGACCCCCGCCAGCTGCGCCCTGCAGATGTTCCTAGCGATGTCCTGTGCCACGTCCGAATGCTTCCTCCTCACCGCCATGGCCTGGGACCGCTTCCTGGCCATCTGCAGGCCGCTGCACTATGGCTCCATCATGAGCCCCAGGATGTGCCATCTGCTGGCTGCCTTCTGCTGGCTGGCCGGAGTCCCTGTGTCCCTGATCTTCACCATCTGGCTCTTCAGCTTCCCCTTCTGCGGGCCGCGTGGAGTCCGGCACTTCTTCTGTGACGTCGCCCCTCTGCTGAGCCTGGTGTGTGCAGACACCAGACTCTTCGAGGCCAACGTGCTGGCTACCACAGTGCTTGTCATCATGGTTCCCTTCTGCCTCATAGCCACATCCTACATCAACATTCTGGCCACTGTCCTGCGGATGCCATCCACCTCGGGGCGCCACAAAGCCCTGTCCACCTGCGCCTCCCACCTCATAGTGGTGATTCTTTTTTATGGCACAACGGGGGTCATCCATCTGCGCCCCAAGGCCAGCTACTCCCCAGAGAGCAAGCAAGTGGTGTCGCTGTCCTATACCATGGTGACCCCCATGCTGAACCCCCTCATCTACAGCCTGAGAAACAAGGAATTCAAGGCAGCTTTTAGGCGCGTGTGCCGTGGGCGCAAAGGGTGA
- the LOC123454613 gene encoding olfactory receptor 10A7-like, with protein MRAHPALLLQTGSPAAPWANQSHAQELGFVLLGFAHVPKLRPALAAIFLAIFLTTLLGNSLIALLTSLDAGLRTPMYFFLRQLALLEICFSLDVAPRLLVTLLRPGVGVTPASCALQMLLVLSCVTTECFLLTAMAWDRFLAICRPLHYGSIMSPRMCHLLAAFCWLAGVPVSLIFTIWLFSFPFCGPRGVRHFFCDIAPLLSLVCADTRLFEANVLAATVLVIMVPFCLIATSYINILATVLRMPSTSGRHKALSTCASHLIVVILFYGTTGIIHLRPKASYSPESKQVVSLSYTMVTPMLNPLIYSLRNKEVKAAFGRVCCGRQGF; from the coding sequence ATGCGCGCTCACCCCGCTCTCCTGCTGCAAACCGGGTCTCCCGCTGCACCGTGGGCCAACCAGAGCCACGCGCAGGAGCTGGGGTTTGTGCTGCTCGGCTTTGCCCACGTGCCCAAGCTGCGCCCCGCGCTCGCGGCCATCTTCCTGGCCATCTTCCTGACCACGCTGCTGGGCAACTCTCTCATCGCGCTGCTCACCAGCCTGGACGCTGGCCTGCGCAcgcccatgtacttcttcctgcGCCAGCTGGCCCTGCTGGAGATCTGCTTCTCCCTCGACGTGGCGCCCCGCCTGCTGGTGACCCTGCTGCGACCCGGGGTCGGCGTGACCCCCGCCAGCTGCGCCCTGCAGATGCTCCTAGTGCTGTCCTGTGTCACGACCGAATGCTTCCTCCTCACCGCCATGGCCTGGGACCGCTTCCTGGCCATCTGCAGGCCGCTGCACTATGGCTCCATCATGAGCCCCAGGATGTGCCATCTGCTGGCTGCCTTCTGCTGGCTGGCCGGAGTCCCTGTGTCCCTGATCTTCACCATCTGGCTCTTCAGCTTCCCCTTCTGCGGGCCGCGTGGAGTCCGGCACTTCTTCTGTGACATCGCCCCTCTGCTGAGCCTGGTGTGTGCAGACACCAGACTCTTCGAGGCCAACGTGCTGGCGGCCACAGTGCTTGTCATCATGGTTCCCTTCTGCCTCATAGCCACATCCTACATCAACATTCTGGCCACTGTCCTGCGGATGCCATCCACCTCGGGGCGCCACAAAGCCCTGTCCACCTGCGCCTCCCACCTCATAGTGGTGATTCTTTTTTATGGCACGACGGGGATCATCCATCTGCGCCCCAAGGCCAGCTACTCCCCAGAGAGCAAGCAAGTGGTGTCGCTGTCCTACACCATGGTGACCCCCATGCTGAACCCCCTCATCTACAGCCTGAGAAACAAAGAGGTCAAGGCTGCCTTTGGACGTGTGTGCTGTGGGCGCCAAGGGTTCTAG